AAATGGTGACTGAAACTACGGAATCCGGAAAGGCATAACTGCCCTCAGGAGGAAGTAGAAAAGACCCGACGCTGGCGGCAGCAGCGTGGTCACATGGCAGAGTAAAATCAGGAGCGGTCTCCAACCAACGGCGGAGAGAAGGAAAGCCCCCAGCCCAGGGCCCAAAAACCCTCTTCCGCCGTCGCCGATCGCCCATGGCGTCCGCTCCCGGCCGTCCCTTCCTCGTCCCCAAGCCAGATCCCGACGCCCCCGCTCCCACCGCCGAGCTCtgcgccgccctcctccgccgGGTGTCCACCAAGCCCGAACCCGACGCCGACGCGCTCCCGGCCCCGACCCAGACGACGCCTCTCACCCCCGAGCTCTGTGCCACACTCCGCCGGGAGCTCGAGCCCTCCCCCGACGACCATGCCGACTTCGCCCACAGCCTCCGCCTCGCCCAGCGGCGCCTCGACGCCATCTCCGCCAGCCTCTCCACACCTCCCCAGCCATCGCCTCCCTCGCCACCGCCTCCCCCACCTCCGCCCGCTCCGCGCAGCGCCAGCCTTTCCTCTACGCCTCCCCCGCCTCCGCCTGCTCCGCGCAGCGCCGACCCGGCGCGGGCCTCTTCCTCGACTGCCAGAGCCAGCGCCAAGGGCAAGAAGCGCGCGCGCGGCACCGCCGGCCCGGAGATGGTGCGCGCCACCGTCACCGCGGAGGCCGACCACCTCGAGGTCCGCACACTCGTGCGCCGGGCGCGCCTCACCTTCGAGGCGGTCCGAGGGATCTACCACCGCGGCGGCCGCATGCGCGCCGACATGACCGCCCTGAGCACGATGCTCTCCCAGGGCCTCTGCCTCTACCGCGACGTGCGCATCGTCGGCCCCATCCCGGGTGTCTTCGTCGGCGACGTCTTCAGCTACCGCGCCGAGCTGATCGTCGTTGGCCTCCACAACCAAACCCAGGCCGGCATCGGCTTCATCCCCGCCAACCTCGTTAGCGAGGGCCACCCCGTCGCCACCAGCATTGTCTCCTCCGGCGGCTACCTCGACGACCACGACAACGGCGAAGTCCTTATCTACACCGGCAGCGGCGGCCGCCCGCGACACGGCGTCGAGCACAACACCGACCAGGAATTCGAGCGCGGCAACCTCGCGCTCGCCTACAGCCACAAGTACGGCGTCGAGGTACGCGTCATCCGCTGCCACGACTGCGACACCAGCCCCAGCGCCAAGCTCTACGTCTACGACGGCCTCTACAAGGTCGACTCCATCACCTACGGCCCCGGAAAGTCAGGCCACGAGGTCTGCAAGTTCAAGCTCGTTCGCATCCCCGGCCAGGCCCCGCTCGGCAGCAAGATCTGGCGCTCTGCCCGGGATCTCACGAACATGCTCGACTCCAACATCCGGCCGCGCGGCTACGTCACTCGAGACCTGTCCAAGGGCAAGGAGGTGATCCGTGTCCCCGTCTTCAACAATGTGGATCGAGACATGTCTCCCCTCGGCTTCGAGTACATTGCCCGCCCTGACTTCCCGGCGCCCCCGGTGCTGCCCAGGACGGCGAGGCGTCTCAAGTGCTGCCAGTATGCGACGGCGTCGTGCGGCGGGACGTCGTCATCTGGCAGCTGCGCCTGCGTGAGGAAGAATGGCGGAGGCGGCCCGGCGTACAATGCCGACGGCACGCTCGTCAGGGGAAGGCCGGTGGTGTACGAGTGTGGCGCGCAGTGCGGGTGCCCAGCGAGCTGCTCGAACCGGGTGACGCAGCGGGGGATGCAGCACCGGCTGGAGGTGTTCCGGTCGAGGCAGACAGATTGGGGCGTCAGGGCACTGGACTTGATCCAGCCGGGCGCCTTCGTCTGCGAGTTCAGTGGAGACGTGGTTACCGTGGACGACGACAGTCACCACGAAGGCAATGCCGCCGGCGCGTCGACTGAATGGGGCGGCATCGTCGATCCGAGGAAGTTTCGGGCGAGATGGAGGGAGTGGGGAGACGCCTCCGCTGCCACGCTTCCGGACGACGCCGAGGAGCCTCCCCGATTCGCACATTTGGCAGGGCCGCGCCCGCGCTACGTGCTGGACGTGTCCCGGAGGAGGAACTTTGCTCCCTACATCAGCCACAGCAGCGCCCCGAACGTGTTCGTCCAGTTGGTGCTCCGTGGCGACGACAACGAGTCGTACCCTCGTCTGATGTTGTTCGCCATGGACACCATCCCGCCGCTGCGGGAGCTGAGCATCGACTACGGCATCGGTCCGTGATCTGCAAAGTTAACTGGCGAGAGGGATCAGAGATGAAAAGGTTTTACTGCATCTTAAGCTCAATAGCTGGTGGCTTCACGGGTCTCTGTTGTTGGTGGGGAATTTTCCTTTTGTCATTTCGTCATTCTTGATGTGGGTTTAGGCAGGGCTTACTTGCACAAGTGCTGGTGTAGTTACCTTAGTACAGGTGGCTGGCACAAAACACGTTCAGTCCTTCATATTCAGGAACTCTATCGCGTATTTATGTGGCGAATCAGACTCTGAACCTTGCATCTCATAACATGGATGAATGTTAAGTTAATCCCTCCGATCCAAATCTAAGTCGACTAGCAGTTtagctaaagcacatctagatgtgccataAGTATTGCATATCTAAGTCTTAAATCATTGATCTTACGGAAGATTCATGTGTATATTTCCCCCCTTTTTCTTTTACTTCTTAGGCTTGATTGAGGGACTGAGATGTGCAATAATTAGGGCACATCTAAATGTGCCCTAAACAAACCCACTTATACTAAAACTGTGTCAATTAATGTCCTGCTTTATTAGTCCTCACTGTAATCCGTgccaaattttgatcataaatttaactaatgaaatgttcatgcatgtcactaaaaatcatatcattgaaaactatgttcaaatacgaattcaACGATATAATTTTCATTGACATGCACTAAtgttttgtcagttaaatctttagtcaaaatttagcacaaattacaaagaGGACTAAtaaaccagaacggaggtagtagtttggTAGTAACAtagttttttttaaatacgtgGTAATCTAAAATCTCGGTATTTGATTGCGTGGGCAATGAATACTTTCATCCCTAAAAATCACGTTTTTTTAATTCGGTTAGAAAAAGGGGGTCGAGGTCTCTTTCTCAAatacttgcacacacacacaaaaggGAAGTATTCAAAATACTACGGTTTATAAAGTACTCTAGCTAACAATCGTGCCCACACACTTCAATTTGACAGCATCTTGAGAAGATTTACCTCCTTGTCACCCACTGCATTGATGCTGCCTAAAATTCGGGTGTCCGGGAATCTGAGCTGTTAGGTGTTCATATGATTGTGATCACTTTGCATCGGTTGCAGACCTATGGTGTCACCCTCGTTTCTCACCCAAAGGAAGTGTCGCGTCATTCTGTCTGAACATCTTAGAACATCACGATCTTTGCTCGGTTGCTTTCCATCAACATTGCATTGATGCTACCTAAATTTTGGTTGCTCGGGAATCTGAGCTATGTCATGTGTCCATATGATTGTGGTCACTTTGCATCGGTTCCAAACCTATGGTGTCACCCTCGTTTCTCCACCCAAAGGAAGTGTCGTGTCCTTCTATCTTAACTTCTCAGGACGTCAAAGATCTTTGCTCGGTTGTTTTCCATCAACATTGCATTGATGCTGCCAAAAATCGGGATCGGGTTGGTTTAGTTTTCTGGTGTATCCAACTGGATGCGGCTGGCTTTTATTGTCTTTGGAGTTTCTACATTCCATTATCTGTGTTTTCTTCTCCGGGGCGGTGATTTGCATCCCAGATCACGGCCATCGGCGTCTTTTGATCTGCATCGATGACTTCATGACCGCTACTTCCACAAGTGCCTAGGAATAAAAAGTTTGCTTCACCGAAGAGGAGGCCCACAGGTGGCATCGAGCTATACTCATGGCGCACCGCCGGTAGATGTAGGAGAAAGAAGACTTCAACATCTCATGAATTTGAATGAAGTTTGGGTTTTACTATATGGATGTATTTTGTAAGGACAAGTGGTGTTTAATATGTGGCTTTAGGCCCTTACAAAAATTCATTTTTCAGTTATTAAATTCAAGACGGGAGCTCCTATATGCCACATTTTGCTGCGAGGTCGCGCGACGCACAACACGGCAGCGAACACGGCCGGCCCCAAAGGGGGAGCCGACTATGCCAAATTCCAAAAAATCATGCGCTTGCCCGAGTTTGAACACACGACCTCACCTGTTGCTAACAAGCCGAGTTTAACATATTTGCTGATTAATAGATAGCGTTGAGGTTTAAGAACTATTAGCAGCATTAGAtcaaacattttctaaaatttcgaacgtgtttttttttgcaaaaagtGGATTTTTTTTAAAAGCGTAAGTTCCAAAATGTTCAAACAATTTATTTGAAActttaacattttttgaattatgaacaatttttgaaaaatgGATTTATTTTTAGAAATTCTAGTTTTTTAAACGCGGACATTTTTTGAAACTCCGAAAAAAGGAAAATGCTAACATTATTTGTATTTGTGAATAAAATTTGAAAACACAATTTTTTTGCATCTATgaacaattttttttaaagaatgctttttgagaaagaaaagaaatttttgaaaagattttacCATTTTTTAAAATACTAACACTTTTTAAATTTCCTtaatattttttcaaatacagGAATTTTCAAATTAGCACACAAAATATTAGAATATAAAATTTGTTAAATTCCCGTTCAATTTTTGTTAAAGGCAAATAATTTTTATTGTGTAATTTTGTATAAAATGATTCTGTTTTGAAAGGTGAACATTTTATGGAACTCTGAACAATTTTCAAAAATACGaaactttttttgaaatttccAACAATATTTGAAATTCTCAAACATATTTTGAAATAAAaaacacaaagaaaacaaaaggagcaaaaaataaaaagaaaaaaaatatgggTTCAAGGATCTTCCACAAGGTTCCCAGAATCGGTAAaaaccgactggggaggaagtccTCAAAACCAAAACCGCACGACTATATGTATAGTGGGAGATGGGTCGGCCGAATTGCCTATGCGATTAGTCAACCCTTTGACATAGAGAGTGTCAAATAGGGTTTTTTATTCTAGATGCCCAATCTGGATGTGAGCGTGAAGAGTGAGCATGTGAATTGTGGATTGGGCTATGTCCCATAAGCTTGATGGCAAGAGACCGATTGTTTCTCGCAACACCAAGACACACAGACATCCTTTTTTCTGAGGAAAACCCAAGTTTTCATTCATCATAAGCTACAACGTGTGGGATACAGTTCACATCGTGGGAATCACCAAACCAAAGGTGACGTCCTGGATCTAGTGATAAAGCAAACTTGGCTAAACTATGTGCCTCAAAATTGACTGCACGACCTTCAAAAGTAAAATTACACCAAACTAACGACGCTCTTACATTAATCTCACTAATAATGACCCCGTAGGTGCCACGGCTAAAGTTCTTGATATCTTCCACCACTTGTTTCGAGTCTGAAGCAATAATTAACTTTTGAGTATGGAGATCCTCCGCCAAAGATATTGCTTCTCTACATGCGATAGCCTCTAATGTGGCGGGGTCGTAACTCCCTGAATGCCTAGAGCTGAACTTCCGAGAAAATTGTCATCTCTATCTCTATACACCACAGCTGCTGAGCCTCCTCTTCCTTGTCGGACACCAGCGTCCACGGGGATCTTTGCGAAGCTCTGAGGGGGAGCTCGTGATCGCTGGTTGACGGTTCCTATACACAAAGACATCCTAATTAGCGCGTTTGGCACCACCTAAGGTAACGGCCCAACAACGCATTTTTATATCGTTAAACTAGTGGACCAACGCCCATTGACTATCGATCGGTCGATGACTATTGACAGTTGACAAGGAGAGTTTCCCGTTGACTTCTGGAAAAAAAATATGAAATGTGATTTTTTTCGCAAATTTGAGGAAATTTCAATACTTGGAAACTTCCTATTTTGTAAAAGTCCGAAAAAatgaaaaaattcaaaaaaaaagttcACAATTTTTTAAAGAATTCACAAACAGATTTGATAAAATTTCATGAAATTTCGGTAAAAGGCTCATGAATTCTCAAAAAGTTCAAGACTTGGAAAATTGTAATTAGGAAAAATGAATGAAGAAAAGTTCATAATTGAATAAAAATCACGAAATTTCTAAAAACCATGAATTTGAGAAAAAGCTCGTggatttaaaaaaagttcacaaattttggaaaaaaatcTTAAATTAGAAAACTTTCGTAAAGAAAAAAGTTaatgaatttgaaaaagttcataaaCTTGGAAACGGTTTAAAGAATGGAGAAAATGTAACGAATTTGACAAAAGTTTTAAAGTTTAGAAAAATCAATttatttgaaaataaaaaaataaaaggaaaagaaatgAACCGGTGTAAAAACATGTCAGAAAAAAcctaaagaaaaacaaaagaaaaccatTACCAAAAGTTAAAAACCAATAAGAAACCACCAAGAAAAAAACTCGCGCCGCAACTACAATACTTGACCGGCTCAGTACCGCCGTGCCAGAGGCGAGGTTAGCGAGAAATAGACCTAGTGTGATGACGGCGGGAATGAAATACGCTGCTTGTTAGTTGTTTTTAGCGTAACATTTTTTTAGAATATGTTAGCGTAATAATAATGTACTTACTGCTTACAAGCCCGCATAAGTGGGGCTTCATAAGCCCGATAAAGCCTATAAACTGATTTGTACAATAAGGCCCGGCCTTATGAAGCCCATCTCCTGCAGTCCCAAGAAAAATATCTCCCCGTCTCTCACATCCAACAACCTCTCTCTGATCGTTCCCTTCGCCTATCTGCAGGTCTGCATCCACACAACACAAGCCCACTCCCACGCGCCCCCAAACCCAAAACCCTACCACGCCCAtggcccctccctcgccgcagccgccccgcccctccgccgccgccgacggcgGCCCCGCCCCCTCCGCGGCGCCGGTCGACGCGCTCTTCCTCCAGAACCTGATGAGCCGCGTCCAGCTCCGCCCGCCCTTCCTCGACACCAACTCCTTCCTCACCCAGGACCTCGACGACTTCCTCCTCAACGAGTTCGCCGCGCTCACCGCCGCGACGGGCGAGTCCGACGATGAAGACGACGAAGAAGGGGAGGACGGCGGCCTCTCCGACGGGGAGGCCTCCGGGGAGGCCAGGCGGCGCCGGATGCTCTCGCGGGAGGAGGCCAAGCTGGAGAAGGAGATCGTCAGGATGgtgctcgccggcgacggggacgCCCTTAAGCCCAACTCGGGCCAGTCCGTTGCCGTCGGCGACCACCACGTCTGCGTCGGGTTCCACGACGAGGCCGGCGGGGAGTACCGCGTGTGGGAGTGGCACGGCCACGTCATGCTCTTTGACGACGAGGACGGCTACTCCGCCGAGTACATCTACGGGAACCACTTCGAGCCGCTCGCTGCCGCCGCTGCCAGGGCCAAGCAGAAGGAGaaagagaagagagagaaggacCTGACCTCGGGCCTTCGGGATTTGATTGTGGGTGATGGGGACAGTGCCAATGGCTTGAATTTGAATGGCAATGGCGGAGGCCCCAGGGTGGTGCGCAGGAACGTGGTAAATGCCCCTGCAGCAGCGCCTGCAAGGTAATCCTTTCTAGCAGTCCACCGGGCTGCTCGAAGTGAATGCATCAATACCAGGGGCAGAGCCAATAAAGTTTAATCTTTTTTCTCTAATGCATGTTTAAGCGGTCTCTTTTGATCTAAGGAGAAAGGCTCTGTAATTCACTTTTGGCATGATATACACAATGTGCCCACTGGGTTTTGGGATGGAGTTTTTATTCAACACTACAAATATGTGCTGTTTCTTGAGTTAGCTCATTTTTTTCTCCTCGTATGAATCTACCAGGATACAGATTGGAGATAACACATAAGCCTCTGCTAATTACTTGTCAATATTTGTTCATACTTACTTCACATCCTCTTGTTTACTTGTTATACACTTATACTGCTGCAAGCCTGTAAGTGCATTGGAACTTTTATAACTTACGTTAGCGGTGAAATTGTAGTGGTTAGTACCACCAGGTGATTATGTCTAAAGCCTAGAAGAGTGAGGAGCACCTTTAATCTACTCTCTTATAGAGGTAATAATGTATTTATGGGGAAAGGGCAAAGAGATCAAACATAGGTAGACCACTTCGGTGAAACACTGTTTAGTTGTTGTCCACTTTGGTGTGAGTCGAACTGAATTTCCTCTTAGTGACCTATTCTGATACTAACCTTGAACACaattgatgaagatgggccagaATTATTTCTTAATCCCCTGATTCGACCTTTGGATTTTCCGACTATGTAATTGTACTGGTGATCATTCCCCAAGGAAACTCAGTAGGATTGTTTGTTTTTCTTGCCTAAAGCCTGAATAAGAATAATGGATTTGGGTTGCATTTCATCATTTCATCATCTCATTGCTCCTTCGTTTCATTATCAATGATCTTTAGATGGTTTCTAGAGCTGTTGGTTGGCCCTAAAATCCTCTTGAATGTTCAAAACTCTACTGGTGACAATGTTCATATTGTGTTGGTCTTACTGAACTGTACTGCACTTGTGCTTCTCGATTTTCGGAGTTACAACTTCAGTTGTTACTTGCTAGTGTAAGGTTTAGTGACAAAGTCCCTTTCTGACCCTTATCTTGTGGGAGGGCTATACTTATGTACAGATATTAAATTAACTAAATTGTATTTGTTGTCCACAGCTTCTGTAATGTTTGACTTTCTTAAAGCCTGAGATATATGCGCCCTTTCTGATCCTTATCTTGTGGGAGGGCTATACTTAATCTTCTAAACCTCAAAGGTTTTGCTGCGTTTCCCGATAGCCTGAAGATATATTCACCCTATTCTGACTGCTGGCTGTGTTTTGCTTCCAGAGATGTTGAAGTGGTCTACATGCATATCTTGTTGGAGGGCTATACTTAAGTGAACTAAATTGGTTTTGTTGCCCACAGGCCACGGCTTATGTAATGTTTGACTTTCAGTGAAGAGTTTAATAAATCTTCAATCAAGATTTAGATAGAGAAATGTTTTACAAGCCTGTGCTGAAAATCAAATAGACATGCATCTCACTCTATCATAGTACTGGTCATGAAAATATGCAATACTAGAATTTTTTACTCTTTTAGTGAACTATTTCTAAATCCATTCTAGTTATCAAGGGCCTGATATTTATGGTAGGAGGTGCTGATTGTTATTATTGGTCATATAGGGCTTTGGTAATTTAGTCTATCCTTGACGGAGACACCTGAACTCCTATCATTTGACTATTCAAGCTTTCAGTTCTGTTCCGTCACCGAAAATCGACAACAAGGATGTCCTGCATAAGAGTCAAGATTCTCTTTACTATAAACCAAGAGCTTCGCAAATCGAGTATCTTATCTGACATATCAATCGTTGAGCTTTACTCTATATTTAGTTACCTTGCATCTTCCAAATCTGTGTTTGCTGCCGTAATGCATAAAGGTTATTGTTTTGAGTCACTTTCGTGTATGATTAGCTGTGTATCTATATGGTTTCTTCCAAGTCTGATAATTTGCTTCATTTAGATGCCGCCTGCATTTCAAAATGGGTTAGCCTGCACGCAATGTTTTTCTCTGCGGTGACTTCAGTCTTATGTCTTTGTCTTGTGTAGCTTGGGTGCCCTGGTTGCACTTTCGACTATCCATGTGAAAGTCAAATGGGTTAGCCTTCACGCTTTGTTCTTCCTATTTTTTGCCATCTATCTCTGCATCATTTTTCTTGTCTGCCGCCTTGTAGTTAAGTGAGATGTATGCGTTACGTCATCCTGGCTGTCTTAGTTTGGTGTAATGATCTGTACTGGCAAGGTATAATCTACCTGAAACTCTTGAGTCGTTTGTCtcttactccctctgtaaagaaatataagagcgtttagatcactactactttagtgatctaaacgctcttatatttctttacgaaTGGAGTACCTTGTTTCCCCTGGTCGCCCACCTGCTTCCATATATGTGTATGGAGGGCGAACGATCTTCCAGCGTTATGGAATGTGGCATATTTTCTGGTTGAATGAACCTGCCACGTAGATGAATCCTGATTCTCCTGGGCAGTATCAGCCAAATGCAAGCTTTCTAGGCACAAGATTTCGATGATACGAATCACGACACTGGGCTCGTTTGCCCTCTTCTGCTTACATGTTATGTGCATAGATTAAGAGCTTTGCAGTAGGTTAAGCCTGAAGTGGTTGATACCACAGTCGCCCTGGTCAATGTGGGGCCTGTATATGTCATTTAGCACCGCTGAATCAATACTCTAACCCTTGATTTGTCACGCGATGAAACGGTTCTCTGTGATAACCACGAACCGAGTCAAATTTCGTTCTCCATTCTTTTATCTTGCAAATCATAGCTTGGTGAAAACAATTGCCGTCTGATCTGCTGC
This genomic window from Aegilops tauschii subsp. strangulata cultivar AL8/78 chromosome 4, Aet v6.0, whole genome shotgun sequence contains:
- the LOC109766085 gene encoding histone-lysine N-methyltransferase family member SUVH2-like — encoded protein: MASAPGRPFLVPKPDPDAPAPTAELCAALLRRVSTKPEPDADALPAPTQTTPLTPELCATLRRELEPSPDDHADFAHSLRLAQRRLDAISASLSTPPQPSPPSPPPPPPPPAPRSASLSSTPPPPPPAPRSADPARASSSTARASAKGKKRARGTAGPEMVRATVTAEADHLEVRTLVRRARLTFEAVRGIYHRGGRMRADMTALSTMLSQGLCLYRDVRIVGPIPGVFVGDVFSYRAELIVVGLHNQTQAGIGFIPANLVSEGHPVATSIVSSGGYLDDHDNGEVLIYTGSGGRPRHGVEHNTDQEFERGNLALAYSHKYGVEVRVIRCHDCDTSPSAKLYVYDGLYKVDSITYGPGKSGHEVCKFKLVRIPGQAPLGSKIWRSARDLTNMLDSNIRPRGYVTRDLSKGKEVIRVPVFNNVDRDMSPLGFEYIARPDFPAPPVLPRTARRLKCCQYATASCGGTSSSGSCACVRKNGGGGPAYNADGTLVRGRPVVYECGAQCGCPASCSNRVTQRGMQHRLEVFRSRQTDWGVRALDLIQPGAFVCEFSGDVVTVDDDSHHEGNAAGASTEWGGIVDPRKFRARWREWGDASAATLPDDAEEPPRFAHLAGPRPRYVLDVSRRRNFAPYISHSSAPNVFVQLVLRGDDNESYPRLMLFAMDTIPPLRELSIDYGIGP
- the LOC109766080 gene encoding uncharacterized protein — protein: MAPPSPQPPRPSAAADGGPAPSAAPVDALFLQNLMSRVQLRPPFLDTNSFLTQDLDDFLLNEFAALTAATGESDDEDDEEGEDGGLSDGEASGEARRRRMLSREEAKLEKEIVRMVLAGDGDALKPNSGQSVAVGDHHVCVGFHDEAGGEYRVWEWHGHVMLFDDEDGYSAEYIYGNHFEPLAAAAARAKQKEKEKREKDLTSGLRDLIVGDGDSANGLNLNGNGGGPRVVRRNVVNAPAAAPAR